The Bacteroidota bacterium genome contains a region encoding:
- a CDS encoding aminotransferase class I/II-fold pyridoxal phosphate-dependent enzyme, producing the protein MPDQIARLEEIARRLEPRGEERSTLVDAVVQYADRFLDSIYDLPAYVVPDGNDAGILDSPISESPLKIDALLELLRNHVDRPGLNPASGGHLGYIPGGGIYLSALGDYLADVTNRYAGIMFAGPGAVLIENLLTDWMAEIVGYPKGAGGNLTSGGSIANLAGIVAAREASGLKSKEFERSTIYLTEQAHHSVDKAIRIAGLKECLLRHVPTDRQHRMDAASLERSIAEDRQQGLHPWLVIASAGTTDTGAVDPLDAIAGIANARKLWFHVDGAYGAFFVLSDEANGILKGMEKSDSLVMDPHKGLFLPYGSGAVLVRERKSLYDAFWYQANYLQDARRSDNELSPADLSPELTKHFRGLRLWLPLKLLGLAPFRAALGEKLLLARYFHGRISEVPGFEVGPFPDLSVVTFRYIPKRGDPNAFNQKLVQGVQRDGRVFLSSTLLNGTFILRVAILCFRTHRETVDLTIDILREQVKRIEEGG; encoded by the coding sequence ATGCCCGACCAGATAGCCCGATTGGAAGAAATCGCCCGCAGGCTCGAACCGCGGGGCGAGGAGAGATCGACCCTCGTCGACGCAGTCGTCCAATACGCCGACCGGTTCCTCGATTCGATCTACGATCTTCCCGCGTACGTCGTCCCGGACGGCAACGACGCCGGCATCCTGGATTCACCGATCTCGGAGAGTCCTCTCAAGATCGACGCGCTGCTCGAACTCCTCAGGAACCACGTCGACCGTCCGGGTTTGAACCCCGCCTCGGGCGGGCACCTCGGTTATATTCCCGGAGGCGGGATTTATCTTTCCGCGCTGGGGGATTATCTCGCCGACGTCACAAACCGTTATGCCGGCATCATGTTCGCCGGACCCGGCGCGGTCCTGATCGAAAATCTCCTGACCGATTGGATGGCGGAAATCGTCGGGTATCCGAAGGGGGCGGGCGGGAATCTCACATCCGGCGGGAGCATCGCCAATCTGGCGGGGATCGTCGCCGCCAGGGAAGCGTCGGGCCTGAAATCGAAAGAGTTCGAACGCTCGACGATTTATCTGACGGAACAGGCGCATCACTCGGTGGACAAGGCGATCCGGATCGCGGGCCTGAAAGAATGCCTCCTCCGTCACGTGCCGACCGACCGGCAACACCGGATGGACGCCGCCAGCCTCGAACGGTCGATCGCGGAAGACCGTCAACAGGGATTGCACCCGTGGCTCGTCATCGCGTCGGCGGGAACAACCGATACGGGCGCGGTGGATCCGCTCGATGCGATCGCCGGGATCGCGAATGCGCGGAAACTCTGGTTCCATGTGGACGGCGCTTACGGGGCATTTTTCGTGCTGAGCGACGAGGCGAACGGAATCCTGAAAGGGATGGAGAAATCGGATTCTCTCGTCATGGATCCCCACAAAGGGCTTTTTCTCCCGTACGGTTCGGGAGCGGTCCTCGTGAGAGAGAGGAAGAGCCTGTACGACGCGTTCTGGTACCAGGCGAATTATCTCCAGGACGCCCGCCGGTCGGATAACGAGCTTTCTCCGGCCGATCTCTCCCCGGAGCTGACCAAGCATTTCCGCGGGCTCCGGCTCTGGCTCCCGTTGAAGCTTCTGGGCCTCGCCCCGTTCCGCGCAGCGCTCGGAGAGAAACTCCTGCTCGCCCGCTATTTTCACGGGCGAATCAGCGAGGTCCCCGGGTTCGAGGTCGGCCCGTTTCCCGATCTCTCGGTCGTCACGTTCCGGTATATTCCGAAACGCGGAGACCCGAACGCCTTCAACCAGAAGCTGGTTCAGGGGGTGCAGCGCGACGGGCGCGTGTTTCTTTCTTCGACGCTCCTCAACGGCACGTTTATCCTGCGCGTCGCAATCCTCTGCTTCCGCACTCACCGTGAAACCGTCGATCTGACGATCGACATCCTCCGCGAACAGGTGAAACGCATCGAGGAGGGGGGATGA